The genomic window AGCGCTACTGGGTCAAGTTCCACTTCGTCACCCAGCAGGGCATCCAGAACCTGACCGACGCCGAGGCCGCCGAGGTGACGGGCCAGGACCGCGAATACCACCAGCGCGACCTGTATGAAGCCATCGAGCGCGGCGACTTCCCGCGCTGGAAGTTCTGCGTGCAGATCATGCCCGAGGCCGACGCCAGCAAGGTGCCGTACAACCCGTTCGACCTGACCAAGGTCTGGCCGCACAAGGACTACCCGCTGATCGAAGTGGGCACGCTGGAGCTGAACCGCAACCCCGAGAACCATTTCGCCGAGGTGGAGCAGTCCGCTTTCGCGCCGTCGACGATCGTGCCGGGCGTCGGCTTCTCGCCCGACAAGATGCTGCAAGGCCGCCTGTTCTCGTACGGCGACGCCGAGCGCTACCGCCTGGGCGTGAACCATCACCTGATCCCGGTGAACTCGCCCAAGGCCGCGCGCTACGTCAACAGCTACCACCGCGACGGCCGCGGCCGGACCGACGGCAACCAGGGCGGCACCATCGCCTACGAGCCGAACACCAAGGGCGAGTGGGCCGAGCAGCCGGACTTCCGCGAGCCGCCGCTGACGCTGGAAGGCAGCGCCGACCACTGGAACCACCGTGTGGACGACGACTACTTCTCGCAGCCGGGCGCGCTGTTCCGCCTGATGTCTCCGGCGCAGCAGCAGGCGCTGTTCGACAATACGGCGCGCGCCATCAAGGGGGTGTCCAAGCCCATCCAGCAACGCCACATCGAGCACTGCACCAAGGCCGACCCGGCCTACGGCGCCGGCGTGGCGGCCGCGATCGAGAAGATCGAGGCCAGGTAATCACGTAGTTCAGGCAGTACGCCCTCTCCCGCCCTGCCCGGGAGAGGGCGAATGAGAAAGGAATCGGCAATGGACGAAAACCGGGCCCCCACCATGACCGCGGACGAAGAAGCCCGCATGATCGCCGCGCTTGGCCAGGTCTTCGATCTCGCGCGCAATGGCGACGCTGCGGCACTGGCCGCCTTGATCGAACGCGGCATGCCGCCAAACCTGCGCAACGAAAAAGGCGACACGCTGGTGATGCTGGCCGCCTACCACGGCCACGCCGACGCCCTGCGCACGCTGCTGCAGGCCGGCGCATCGCCAGACACGCGCAACGCCATGGGCCAGACGCCGATTGCCGGCGCGGCCTACAAGGGCTACCAGGCCATCATCGAAATCCTGCTGGAACACGGCGCGGACGTCGAAGGCGCATCGCCCGACGGCCGCACGGCGCTGATGACGGCCGCCATGTTCCAGCGCACCGACATCGTGGAACTGCTGAAAGCCCACGGCGCCGACCCCGAAGCCCGCGACGAGCGCGGCATGACGGCGGCCGACGCCGCGGCGTTCATGGCGGGGCGGCAGGGCGGGCGGTAGCTTGCAGCCTCAAGGGCCGGCGATCGTCGCAATCTGAATCGCTTTAAGCCGCTTGCCCTCTCCCCCGTCCCCAGACGCTCTCCTTACCCCCGTCCCACGAACGGCATCTTCGTCGCCATCACCGTCATGAACTGGACGTTGGCGTCCAGCGGCAGGTTGGCCATATGCAGCACCGAGCTGGCGATATGGGCGACGTCCATCAGCGGTTCGGGGCGGATGTCGCCGTTGGCCTGCGGCACGCCGCGCGCCATGCGGTTGGCCATGTCGGTGCCGGCGTTGCCGATGTCGATCTGGCCGCAGGCGATGTCGTGGGCACGGCCATCGAGCGACAGGCTCTTGGTCAGGCCGGTGATGGCGTGCTTGGTGGCCGTGTAGGGCACGGTGTTCGGGCGCGGCGCGTGGGCCGAGATCGAGCCGTTGTTGATGATCCGGCCGCCGCGCGGGTCCTGCGACTTCATCAGCGCAAACGCGCCGCGCGCGCACAGGAAGGCGCCGGTCAGGTTGGTATCGACCACGGCCTTCCACTGTTCGACCGACAGTTCGTCGATGGGCACGGCCGGCGCGTTGATGCCGGCGTTGTTGAACAGCACGTCGAGCCGGCCGAAGTGCTCGCGCACGGTCGCGTACAGCGCATCGACCGATTCCGGGCGGCTGACGTCGCATTGCACGGCCAGCGCGGTCTGTCCCGCGGCGCGGGCCTGCGCGGCCAGCGCTTCCAGCGTCTCGGCGGTCCGGCCCGCCAGCACGACCCGATAGCCGTCCGCCAGCATGGCCTGGGCCACGGCCTTGCCGATGCCCCGCGCCGCGCCGGTGACCAGCGCCACCTTGCTCTGTCCTGTCATCCCTTGTCTCCGTTGGTACTTGCTGTGGTCAACGGCAGTCATCGTACATCAGGGTCCGGCCGGCTGCCTTTCAGCCAGCTTGCAATGCCAGGCCCGGCAAGGCCCCGCCAAGGTGCGGTTCTAAAGATATAACAACAATGCATTTGGCCGCGCCGGGCCGGTTGTCGTACGATCCACCGCTGACGGGCGGGTGCTGGGAGGCGTCCGCCTTCCTTTTCAAGCGCCCTCGAAAACTACAAATGTCAGTCGATCTCGCCCTGTCGCCCGCTGGCGCACAGGCTGCCACCCAGGCGCCGCCCGCGCGCGCCGTCATCCGTTCCGCCGCCGACGTGGCGCGGCTCGTCAACGAAGGCGGTGCCGCCGTCAGCAATGCCCGGATCGTCGTGGCCATTGCGCTGGGCGGCATTTTCCTCGATGCCTATGACCTTGGCGCGCTCGCCTTCGGCCTCAAGGACGTTTCGAAGGAATTCGGCCTGACGCCGGCCGGTACCGGCATGGTGGCGTCGGCCATCACGTTCGGCGCCATCGTCGGCGCCTTCCTGGGTGGCTATTTCACCGACCGCATCGGCCGCTACCGCGTGTTCATGGCCGACATGCTCTGCTTCGTGATCGCCGCCATTGCCTGCGCGCTGGCCCCGAACGAGTACGTGCTGGCCGGCGCCCGGTTCGTGATGGGCCTGGGCGTCGGCATCGACCTGCCCGTGGCCATGGCGTTCCTGGCCGAATTCTCGAAACTGAAGGGGCACGGCAACAAGGCCGCGCGCGTGGCGATGTGGTGCCCCACGTGGTACGCGGCCATCTGCGTGTCGTACCTGCTGGTGCTGGGATGCTACGCGATCCTGCCCGAATCGCACAGCGGGCTGCTCTGGCGCATCATCCTGGGCTTTGGCGCGGTGCCGGCGCTGATCATCATCGCCGTGCGCAGCCGCTACATGAGCGAATCGCCGGTGTGGGCCGCCAACCAGGGCGACCTGGAAGGCGCGGCCAAGATCCTGCGCACGTCGTACGGCATCGACGCCGTGGTGGCGCCCGACGCCGTGGCCGAGCCGCCCAAGCGCCCGGCGTCGTGGCGCAACTACGGCCTGCTGCTCAAGGGGGTCTACGCGCGCCGCACCACGCTGGCCACGATCATGTCGATTGCGTCGTCGTTCGCCTACAACGCCGTGGCGTTCGGCCTGCCGGTCATCATCGCCAGCTTCCTGGCCCAGACCATGCTGACGACCATCCTGGTGTCGCTGGCGCTGAACCTGCTGTTCGCGTTCGTCGGCGGGCTGATTGGCGTGCATCTGGTGCCCAAAACGGGCGCCTGGAAGCTGACCGTCACCGGCTACGCCTGCCAGCTTGCCGCGCTGGTGGGCCTGGCGCTGGTCGGCAAGCCCGACGGCGGCGCGCAGGTGGCCACCGCCATTGCCTTCCTGGCGCTGTTCCTGCTGGGCCAGGGCTTTGGCCCGGGCGCGCATACCATGACCTACGCGTCGCTGAGCTACCCGACGTCGCTGCGCGGCGTGGGCGTCGGCTTCAACCAGACGCTGATGCGCGCCAGTTCCACGGCGTCGCTGTTCCTGTTCCCGGTGCTGGCCGCCGCGCTGTCGA from Cupriavidus pauculus includes these protein-coding regions:
- a CDS encoding catalase → MKKLTTAFGAPVVDNNNIQTAGPRGPALLQDVWFLEKLAHFDREVIPERRMHAKGSGAYGTFTVTNDITKYTRADLFSQVGKKTELFMRFSSVAGERGAADAERDIRGFAIKFYTEEGNWDLVGNNTPVFFLRDPLKFPDLNHAVKRDPRTGMRSAENNWDFWTSLPEAFHQVTIVMSDRGIPRSWRNMHGFGSHTYSFINKDMERYWVKFHFVTQQGIQNLTDAEAAEVTGQDREYHQRDLYEAIERGDFPRWKFCVQIMPEADASKVPYNPFDLTKVWPHKDYPLIEVGTLELNRNPENHFAEVEQSAFAPSTIVPGVGFSPDKMLQGRLFSYGDAERYRLGVNHHLIPVNSPKAARYVNSYHRDGRGRTDGNQGGTIAYEPNTKGEWAEQPDFREPPLTLEGSADHWNHRVDDDYFSQPGALFRLMSPAQQQALFDNTARAIKGVSKPIQQRHIEHCTKADPAYGAGVAAAIEKIEAR
- a CDS encoding ankyrin repeat domain-containing protein: MTADEEARMIAALGQVFDLARNGDAAALAALIERGMPPNLRNEKGDTLVMLAAYHGHADALRTLLQAGASPDTRNAMGQTPIAGAAYKGYQAIIEILLEHGADVEGASPDGRTALMTAAMFQRTDIVELLKAHGADPEARDERGMTAADAAAFMAGRQGGR
- a CDS encoding SDR family oxidoreductase, whose translation is MTGQSKVALVTGAARGIGKAVAQAMLADGYRVVLAGRTAETLEALAAQARAAGQTALAVQCDVSRPESVDALYATVREHFGRLDVLFNNAGINAPAVPIDELSVEQWKAVVDTNLTGAFLCARGAFALMKSQDPRGGRIINNGSISAHAPRPNTVPYTATKHAITGLTKSLSLDGRAHDIACGQIDIGNAGTDMANRMARGVPQANGDIRPEPLMDVAHIASSVLHMANLPLDANVQFMTVMATKMPFVGRG
- a CDS encoding MFS transporter, which gives rise to MSVDLALSPAGAQAATQAPPARAVIRSAADVARLVNEGGAAVSNARIVVAIALGGIFLDAYDLGALAFGLKDVSKEFGLTPAGTGMVASAITFGAIVGAFLGGYFTDRIGRYRVFMADMLCFVIAAIACALAPNEYVLAGARFVMGLGVGIDLPVAMAFLAEFSKLKGHGNKAARVAMWCPTWYAAICVSYLLVLGCYAILPESHSGLLWRIILGFGAVPALIIIAVRSRYMSESPVWAANQGDLEGAAKILRTSYGIDAVVAPDAVAEPPKRPASWRNYGLLLKGVYARRTTLATIMSIASSFAYNAVAFGLPVIIASFLAQTMLTTILVSLALNLLFAFVGGLIGVHLVPKTGAWKLTVTGYACQLAALVGLALVGKPDGGAQVATAIAFLALFLLGQGFGPGAHTMTYASLSYPTSLRGVGVGFNQTLMRASSTASLFLFPVLAAALSTKVFWVIALAPLAGLLALLAIRWEPANYDVDAEDFGPEKA